The region TCTGCTTGCCACTCGCCAGCGAGATCCGCACGCGGTCGCCGTGCTCGGTGGTGACCGGCTCGATGCTGCTCACCTCCTCGCCCAGGCGGATGGTCACCCGGTTCTCGCGCAGGCGGTAGGTGAGCGCATCGGTGATCTCGCGATCCACGAACGGCAGCAGCCGCTCGCGTTTGTCGACCAGGGTGACCCGCACGCCGAGCGTGGCGAAGATGCAGGCGAACTCGCAGCCGATGACGCCCGCCCCGACGACGGTCAGGGTGCGCGGCAGATGATCCAGGTTCAGGACGTCGTCGCTGGTGAAGATGCGCTGCCCGTCGAACGGGATATGCTCGTCGAGGGCGGCGTGCGTGCCGGCCGCCAGGATGATGGACTGCGCGCTGACGTCACGGTGGCTGCGCCCGTCCAGCGAGACCAGCCGGACCGTGTGCGGATCGATGAACGCGGCCTCGGCCACCAGCACCTCGATGCCGTTCCGCATCAACTGGTGCCGCATGACCTCGATCTCGTTGTTGACGACGTGGCCGGTCCGGAACATCAGGTCAGCAATGGTGATGTTCTGCTTGACGGTGTACGACGCGCCGTAGAGGTTGCGGTAGCGATAGCCCGAGAGGTGGAGCACCGCCTCGCGCATGGTCTTGCTGGGGATGGTGCCGCTGTTGACGCAGACGCCGCCGACGACGGCCTTCTTCTCGACGATGGCGACGCGCTTGTGGAGCTTGGCGCTCTGAATGGCGGCTCGCTGACCAGATGGCCCCGAGCCGATGACGAGGACGTCGTAGTCGTACTGCGGCATATGTGCACCCTCATCCTGTCGCCGTTGCACTCGGGCTTCCCTGCCCAGGCGGCTACCGTGGCGTTCGCGTACGCCGTTCATCCGCCCGACGCAACAGAGATAACGGTGGAGGGTGACGCGTGCGGCCAGGAGACGCATCGCACGAGGCCACCGGCAGCCCGTACCGCAGGCAGGCGCCCTACGGGCCCACGGCCCACGGCCCACGGCCCACGGCCCACGGCCCACGGCCCACGGCCCACGACTATGCTCCACCGCCTACTGCCGAAGGGTGCGTCCGCAGGCCGCTGCACAGCGCCCAGACTTCAGGGCGGCCGTCCGCCGAGGGCCGCTCCAGGAAGCAGACCGGCTCGCCCGTCGCCTCGATCACGAACGCCGTGTCCGCGTAGGGTCGCGCCCGCTGGAGTTCGTCGGCCAGGGCCACGTAGAGCGCGCCGTCGCGCGCCGCCACTCGCACCCGCGTGCCCGGCTGCCCCAGGTAGACCCCCACGAACCGCGAGAGCTGCTTGCGGTCCACCGCGTGCTCGGGGAACACAGCCCAGGGCATCGACGGCTGCTCCCCGAGGTAGGCGTTGACCACGCCCGAGGCGAGCTGCGTGGCCGGTGCGTTCGCCAGGTTGGTCAGAGCCACGGCCGTCACCTGGTGCTCGGGCAGCACCACCACCTGCGTCGCGACGCCCTTGTTGCCGCCGCTGTGCCCGACCGTCGGCCCGAGGCCGGGCACGTCCGCCACCCGCAGCCCGTAGCCGTAGGCCCCACCCAGGGGGATCGGCATGTGCGGCGTCGTCATCGCCTGGACGCCGGCCGCCGAGAGCACGCGGACGGTCCCGCTCTCGCCACCCGTTCGGTAGACCTCCAGGTAGCGGAGCAGATCGAGCACGGTCGACTTCAGCCCGCCGTTCCCGTACATGGTGCCCTGGTCCCACCAGGCCGGCGAGCCGAAGATCTCGCGCCGGCCGTCACGCACGCCCACGGCGAACGGGACAACCTCCGGCTCCCGCGGCGGCGTCTCACGGGTGTACAGCCCCGTGCGGGCCAGCTCCAGCGGCCCGAGGATGTGCTCCTGGAGGTACTCCGGGAAGGTCTGGCCGCTGGCCCGCTCCACGATGGCCGCCAGCAGCACATACCCCTCGTTCGAGTAGCTGATGACGCTCCCGGGCGGCCCCAGCACCCGGAACGACTGCCGCGCCATCAGCGCCATCAGCCCCTCGTAGGTCTGGACCCGCTCCCAGGTCGCGATGTCGGCCGGGATGCCCATCGGGCGGGGCGAGAAGCGCTCGAAGTCCGGAT is a window of Chloroflexota bacterium DNA encoding:
- a CDS encoding beta-lactamase family protein produces the protein MAERGWERRFEQYAAEIIGQSGIPGAAVALAHQGKVVYARGFGHRDAARKLPVTPDTRFGLGSVTKSFPALGIMQLAERGTLSVHDPVTRWLPEFRLPHPDDAQFTPAITIHHFLTHSSGLPPEPALLHARAGSIAADPDFERFSPRPMGIPADIATWERVQTYEGLMALMARQSFRVLGPPGSVISYSNEGYVLLAAIVERASGQTFPEYLQEHILGPLELARTGLYTRETPPREPEVVPFAVGVRDGRREIFGSPAWWDQGTMYGNGGLKSTVLDLLRYLEVYRTGGESGTVRVLSAAGVQAMTTPHMPIPLGGAYGYGLRVADVPGLGPTVGHSGGNKGVATQVVVLPEHQVTAVALTNLANAPATQLASGVVNAYLGEQPSMPWAVFPEHAVDRKQLSRFVGVYLGQPGTRVRVAARDGALYVALADELQRARPYADTAFVIEATGEPVCFLERPSADGRPEVWALCSGLRTHPSAVGGGA
- the sthA gene encoding Si-specific NAD(P)(+) transhydrogenase is translated as MPQYDYDVLVIGSGPSGQRAAIQSAKLHKRVAIVEKKAVVGGVCVNSGTIPSKTMREAVLHLSGYRYRNLYGASYTVKQNITIADLMFRTGHVVNNEIEVMRHQLMRNGIEVLVAEAAFIDPHTVRLVSLDGRSHRDVSAQSIILAAGTHAALDEHIPFDGQRIFTSDDVLNLDHLPRTLTVVGAGVIGCEFACIFATLGVRVTLVDKRERLLPFVDREITDALTYRLRENRVTIRLGEEVSSIEPVTTEHGDRVRISLASGKQILTEQALYSIGRRGATDTLNLEAAGLTADSRGRLRVNEKFQTAAPHIYAVGDLIGFPSLASTSMEQGRLAACHAAGVQAQASSTLFPYGIYTIPEISMVGQTEEALTDEGVPYEIGTAHYREIARGQILGDQSGLLKIIFHVDTRKVLGVHIIGEGASELIHIGQAVMAFGGTVDYFVDAVFNYPTLAECYKTAGFNGINRLTA